In the genome of Myxococcales bacterium, one region contains:
- a CDS encoding ABC transporter permease subunit, protein MILDREVKILFRKEWRMLTSSRGAMAGALILPIVGLLITPMLMMFTIGEAGPGKGGPAPDFGLFAEVGNDPRKLSVALLPLMIAMVGVIVPTMLMTFLVISERESRTLELLVALPVRIDQILRAKLLAVVVATAGGTVPLVVIDCVVAASKGLAPVSDVLGLPFMLVCVLAYSTSASLLVALLSRDFRAANNIAGLFMVPALFLSMAGTAVLPGGWVRPVVLGLLFALGSLLIARSALKSASFERLIS, encoded by the coding sequence GTGATTCTCGATCGGGAGGTCAAGATCCTCTTCCGGAAGGAGTGGCGCATGCTGACCTCGAGCCGCGGGGCCATGGCCGGCGCCCTGATCTTGCCCATCGTCGGCCTGCTCATCACCCCGATGCTGATGATGTTCACCATCGGCGAGGCTGGACCCGGCAAGGGCGGCCCGGCGCCGGACTTCGGGCTGTTCGCGGAGGTCGGCAACGATCCGCGAAAGCTGTCGGTTGCCCTGCTTCCGCTCATGATCGCGATGGTCGGCGTGATCGTGCCCACCATGCTCATGACCTTTCTGGTGATCAGCGAGCGCGAGAGTCGTACGCTGGAGCTGCTCGTCGCTCTCCCGGTCCGGATTGACCAGATCTTGCGCGCAAAGCTGCTGGCTGTCGTGGTCGCCACGGCGGGCGGAACCGTGCCGCTCGTTGTCATCGACTGTGTCGTTGCCGCCTCGAAAGGACTGGCTCCCGTGAGCGACGTGCTGGGTTTGCCGTTCATGCTCGTGTGTGTGCTCGCGTACTCGACCAGCGCCTCGTTGCTCGTCGCGCTCTTGTCGCGCGACTTCAGAGCGGCGAACAACATCGCCGGGCTCTTCATGGTCCCTGCGTTGTTCCTCAGCATGGCTGGAACAGCGGTGCTCCCAGGTGGCTGGGTGCGTCCGGTGGTGCTCGGGCTCCTGTTTGCCCTCGGCAGCCTGCTCATAGCGCGAAGCGCGCTGAAGTCTGCGAGTTTCGAGCGGCTGATCAGCTGA
- a CDS encoding ATP-binding cassette domain-containing protein: protein MKGQRGLTLENVAFRYGDLVVLRDESFHLDRGQVLVVTGENGVGKSTFLYLCAGLLPVMEGEVRLDGHRPDPERPSALVRAGVRCGFVFQDGALIHNLTALANVSVALRFHADVLGMDEKSLDARARAALIEVGVDQPDFHALPAHLSFGVKKRIAMARALALGPNFVFFDDPDTGLDPRTLGLVHLVIERCCADPEITVVIATNHDALVERVGVRPHEIVNGALLELPLPSERVQPGHF, encoded by the coding sequence ATGAAGGGACAGCGCGGGCTCACCCTGGAGAACGTCGCGTTTCGCTACGGCGACCTGGTCGTACTTCGGGACGAGAGCTTCCATCTCGACCGCGGCCAGGTGCTGGTCGTCACCGGTGAAAATGGCGTGGGCAAGTCCACGTTCTTGTATCTCTGCGCGGGCCTGCTCCCGGTGATGGAGGGCGAGGTGCGCCTGGACGGCCATCGCCCCGATCCCGAGCGCCCGAGCGCCCTCGTGCGCGCGGGAGTGCGTTGCGGGTTCGTGTTTCAGGACGGAGCCTTGATTCACAACCTGACCGCGCTCGCCAACGTCTCCGTCGCGCTTCGGTTTCACGCGGACGTGCTGGGCATGGACGAGAAGAGCCTCGACGCCCGCGCTCGCGCGGCGCTGATCGAGGTGGGTGTGGACCAACCCGACTTCCACGCCCTGCCCGCCCACCTGTCGTTCGGTGTGAAAAAACGCATCGCGATGGCGCGCGCGCTGGCCCTGGGACCGAACTTCGTGTTTTTCGACGACCCGGACACCGGGCTCGATCCGCGCACCCTCGGGCTCGTACACCTGGTCATCGAACGCTGCTGCGCCGACCCGGAGATCACCGTGGTGATTGCGACGAACCACGACGCCCTGGTGGAGCGGGTCGGCGTGCGACCCCACGAGATTGTGAACGGAGCGCTGCTCGAGTTGCCGCTGCCTTCGGAGCGCGTTCAGCCCGGGCATTTCTGA
- a CDS encoding YhfC family intramembrane metalloprotease, whose translation MRFAILLQTVFVTALPFVVLALLRRRFRLTLGLVGAGALTFLGSQLVHLPLNSLLGKVGWLGGGPARLLTNSLVLGMTAGLCEEVARYVVLRFWRRDARSGPQGLTFGVGHAGIEAIGLVGLAGAIALFQIAIVDRNGVENLGLLPEQSATLARQLRTFESTPLWVPALTVLERVCSMAFHLAATLVVLVAVVRRRPLLLVVAIVSHAVADAVVVYSMGRFGIVAMNLSLVALLPAEYLVIAWAFRALPSHDEVVPPRLRPESSGDPIQLIAAEKRFGETVHALRGSSFTLRPGERACLLGPNGAGKTTTIRLLTGALAPSTGFAFLYGSAADEPGFLAAKRRVGIVPQQPGMYKEMTCRQYLAFVEELYGVHSSDEVVNRLEFGPMLDRTMATLSGGWQRRLCLAAALIPKPELLILDEPSAGLDPVAAREVIDLLREITKTTTTLLCTHNLAEAEELCDTVIILRNGKVAVHEAIDDLRARTTPRVSLRVTGVVDELLAALRARGHAPIQEQDSVEVSLPDAERAVPGLLRDLLQAGLSICECRIVRPSLEDLFLDIVHQSPVSQPVGSRA comes from the coding sequence GTGCGGTTTGCGATCCTGCTCCAGACGGTCTTCGTCACGGCCTTGCCGTTCGTGGTGCTGGCGCTCTTGCGGCGGCGCTTTCGCCTGACTCTTGGGCTGGTGGGTGCGGGAGCACTCACCTTTCTGGGCTCGCAGCTCGTTCACCTGCCACTGAACTCGTTGCTCGGGAAGGTCGGCTGGTTGGGCGGTGGGCCAGCTCGCCTGCTCACGAACTCGCTCGTGCTCGGGATGACGGCAGGGCTGTGCGAGGAAGTCGCGCGCTACGTCGTGTTGCGCTTCTGGCGACGCGACGCTCGCTCGGGTCCGCAGGGGCTCACCTTCGGGGTCGGCCACGCGGGCATCGAGGCGATCGGGCTGGTCGGCTTGGCGGGTGCGATTGCCCTGTTTCAGATCGCGATAGTCGACCGGAACGGCGTCGAGAATCTCGGCTTGCTGCCCGAACAAAGTGCGACCCTCGCTCGGCAACTTCGGACTTTCGAGTCGACGCCGCTGTGGGTGCCGGCCCTGACCGTGCTGGAGCGGGTCTGCTCCATGGCGTTCCACCTGGCTGCCACACTGGTCGTCCTCGTCGCGGTCGTGCGTCGGCGACCGCTGCTCCTCGTGGTCGCGATCGTGTCGCACGCAGTGGCCGACGCCGTCGTCGTCTATTCGATGGGGCGGTTCGGAATCGTCGCCATGAACCTCTCGCTCGTGGCGCTCCTGCCGGCGGAGTACCTGGTGATCGCCTGGGCGTTTCGCGCGCTGCCTTCCCACGACGAAGTGGTCCCGCCTCGCTTGCGCCCCGAGTCGAGCGGCGATCCCATCCAGCTGATTGCCGCCGAGAAACGCTTCGGAGAAACCGTCCATGCGCTGCGAGGTAGCTCGTTCACGCTCAGACCCGGCGAGCGCGCTTGTCTGCTCGGCCCCAATGGAGCCGGAAAGACCACAACCATCCGTCTCTTGACCGGCGCGCTGGCCCCGAGCACGGGGTTCGCCTTTTTGTACGGTTCGGCGGCCGATGAGCCCGGCTTCCTGGCCGCCAAGCGCCGAGTCGGCATCGTTCCTCAGCAGCCGGGGATGTACAAGGAGATGACCTGTCGGCAGTACCTCGCCTTCGTCGAAGAACTGTACGGTGTTCACTCGTCCGACGAAGTAGTGAATCGCCTCGAGTTCGGCCCGATGCTGGACCGAACGATGGCAACCTTGTCCGGCGGCTGGCAGCGGCGCCTCTGCCTGGCCGCAGCGCTGATCCCCAAGCCGGAGCTCTTGATTCTCGATGAACCTTCCGCCGGGCTGGATCCGGTCGCCGCACGCGAGGTCATCGATCTCTTGCGCGAGATCACCAAGACCACGACGACCCTCCTCTGCACGCACAACCTCGCAGAGGCCGAAGAGCTCTGCGACACGGTGATCATCCTGAGAAATGGCAAGGTCGCCGTCCACGAGGCGATCGACGACTTGCGCGCGCGCACGACACCCCGGGTTAGCCTGCGGGTGACGGGTGTGGTGGACGAGCTTCTCGCGGCGCTGCGGGCGCGGGGTCACGCCCCCATCCAGGAACAGGACTCGGTGGAGGTGTCGCTCCCCGACGCAGAGCGCGCGGTCCCAGGCTTGCTGCGCGACCTCCTCCAGGCCGGGCTCTCGATCTGCGAGTGTCGGATCGTGCGACCGTCGCTCGAGGACTTGTTTCTCGACATCGTCCACCAATCGCCGGTGTCACAGCCGGTGGGGAGCCGAGCGTGA
- a CDS encoding proprotein convertase P-domain-containing protein gives MNQRSTRRSLFALPVLALLSVGCSSPGGEGSDSGGIDNDTPLSDLDSLLKDAPDNAKLDELGKADAVYPKLYTELLTQQSPVRNQARRGVCSIFATNGLMEHLYLKAGNLPNPDFSEQFLQWSVKKEVGDFTNTEGSNANSNLEAISQFGIVKEADWPYEQDKWTTANDPECTGESMPTKCYTNGEPPASALAAPRFKLPAGRWVNSKTDSIKAFMTTKKQAVVVGMTFFYQSWNHRLSAIPVDSATYWKDGVVFYPNAKDKSESLKKRAGHAIVLVGWDDDKEIQPLDESGKPAVDAGGTPIKEKGFFIFKNSWGTDRFGTENPYGAGYGYLSFKYVAEYGTVYGADVPKPEPTKEICNDQQDNDGDGKSDCTDSDCAADSACTGAGTDYQNTTGATIPDNDATGVKSDIVVAEGGSISAVSVTVDITHPYRGDLIVKLVRQGGGEVLLSDRAGGSADDLKKTFAVTAFDGQDSAGTWSLVVLDKAKSDVGKLNSWKLSITRGGAAPSSQSYASTESKPIKDNDAAGVSTDIVVADAGEIKALSVTVDVTHPAKGDLNVKLQRIGVGEAVLFEADASSGAFGKQTFSVSEFIGDEGKGTWRLVVADVALGDSGSLNGWSLEIKR, from the coding sequence ATGAACCAGCGCTCCACTCGTCGGTCCCTGTTCGCCTTGCCCGTGCTCGCGCTCCTGTCCGTGGGTTGCTCCTCGCCGGGCGGCGAAGGCAGCGACAGCGGCGGCATCGACAACGACACGCCGCTCTCGGACCTCGACTCCTTGCTGAAAGACGCTCCCGACAACGCGAAGCTCGACGAGCTGGGCAAGGCCGACGCGGTCTACCCGAAGCTCTACACGGAGCTTCTGACCCAGCAGTCGCCCGTGCGAAACCAAGCACGCCGCGGCGTGTGCTCGATCTTCGCCACCAACGGCCTGATGGAGCACCTCTACCTCAAGGCCGGCAACCTGCCGAACCCCGACTTCTCCGAGCAGTTCCTGCAGTGGTCGGTGAAAAAAGAGGTCGGTGACTTCACCAACACCGAAGGCTCGAACGCTAACTCGAACCTCGAGGCCATCAGCCAGTTCGGCATCGTGAAAGAAGCGGACTGGCCCTACGAGCAAGACAAGTGGACGACCGCCAACGACCCCGAGTGCACCGGCGAGAGCATGCCGACCAAGTGCTACACGAACGGCGAGCCTCCAGCGAGCGCCCTCGCCGCTCCGCGCTTCAAACTGCCAGCGGGCCGCTGGGTCAACTCCAAGACCGACAGCATCAAGGCCTTCATGACCACCAAGAAGCAGGCGGTGGTCGTGGGCATGACCTTCTTCTACCAGTCGTGGAATCACCGCCTCTCGGCCATCCCGGTGGACTCGGCGACCTACTGGAAAGACGGCGTCGTGTTCTATCCGAACGCCAAGGACAAGTCCGAGAGCCTGAAGAAGCGCGCCGGGCACGCCATCGTGCTGGTGGGCTGGGACGACGACAAGGAGATCCAGCCTCTGGACGAGAGCGGCAAGCCGGCCGTGGACGCGGGCGGCACCCCGATCAAAGAGAAGGGCTTCTTCATCTTCAAGAACAGCTGGGGCACCGACCGCTTCGGCACCGAGAATCCCTACGGCGCAGGCTACGGTTACCTGTCGTTCAAGTACGTCGCGGAGTACGGCACCGTCTACGGCGCCGACGTCCCGAAACCCGAGCCGACGAAAGAAATCTGCAACGACCAGCAGGACAACGACGGCGACGGCAAGAGTGACTGCACCGACAGCGACTGCGCGGCGGACAGCGCCTGCACCGGCGCCGGGACGGACTACCAGAACACTACCGGCGCGACGATCCCCGACAACGACGCGACCGGCGTGAAGAGCGACATTGTGGTCGCCGAGGGCGGCAGCATCAGCGCGGTCAGCGTGACCGTGGACATCACCCACCCGTACCGCGGGGATCTGATCGTCAAGCTCGTGCGCCAGGGTGGCGGCGAGGTCCTGCTCTCCGATCGCGCCGGCGGTAGCGCGGACGACCTGAAGAAGACCTTCGCCGTGACCGCGTTCGACGGCCAAGACTCCGCCGGCACCTGGTCTTTGGTGGTGCTCGACAAGGCCAAGAGCGACGTCGGCAAGCTGAATTCCTGGAAGCTTTCCATCACCCGGGGCGGTGCCGCTCCGTCGAGTCAGAGTTACGCCAGCACCGAGTCGAAGCCCATCAAGGACAACGACGCGGCGGGCGTCTCCACCGACATCGTCGTGGCGGACGCCGGCGAGATCAAGGCGCTGTCGGTCACGGTCGACGTGACTCACCCGGCCAAGGGCGACCTGAACGTGAAACTCCAGCGCATCGGCGTGGGCGAGGCCGTGCTGTTCGAGGCCGACGCTTCGAGCGGCGCCTTCGGCAAGCAGACGTTCAGCGTCAGCGAGTTCATCGGCGACGAGGGCAAGGGCACCTGGCGTCTGGTCGTCGCGGACGTTGCCCTGGGCGACAGCGGCTCGCTCAACGGCTGGAGCCTCGAGATCAAGCGCTGA
- a CDS encoding transposase, whose product MPAELRAVAKLNRRRVFELLLRTASATLLELGLDERRLGALLGVTSVLHTWTRELAFHPHVHCIVTGGGWSLAERRWTDGNPRFLFPVHVLGALFRGKFLAGLSLLHRRGELRLPDDGPGPCDPEAFDRLCRSLPKHWHVYAKPPFGGPGQVMRYLGGYTHRVGLSNRRLVSLDARGVTFRTKHGKTKTLDPVERRGAPPAGVCARCRWPRRAWACRGRAAPARRPQALARATPRAHRDRRPPLSRVWRSNRRTPAASRRARTTRGGSVTPALPLARLLRCPRRRQCARVLALVVEQLLAGQLAATRRSAQSHATARLSLATPGVISQSHRSRSPQPLCA is encoded by the coding sequence TTGCCCGCCGAGCTGCGCGCCGTCGCCAAGCTCAACCGTCGGCGAGTGTTCGAGCTGTTGTTGCGCACCGCCAGCGCGACGCTGCTCGAGCTCGGCCTCGATGAGCGCCGCCTCGGTGCACTGCTCGGCGTGACCAGCGTGCTGCACACCTGGACGCGCGAGCTCGCCTTTCATCCGCACGTGCACTGCATCGTCACCGGCGGTGGCTGGTCGCTCGCCGAGCGCCGCTGGACCGACGGCAACCCGCGCTTCCTCTTCCCCGTGCATGTCCTCGGCGCGCTCTTCCGCGGCAAGTTCCTCGCCGGGCTCTCTCTGCTGCACCGCCGCGGCGAGCTGCGCCTGCCCGACGACGGGCCGGGCCCTTGCGATCCCGAAGCGTTCGACCGGCTTTGCCGCTCGCTCCCCAAGCACTGGCACGTGTACGCCAAGCCGCCCTTCGGCGGCCCCGGGCAAGTGATGCGCTACCTCGGCGGCTACACGCACCGCGTCGGCCTGTCCAACCGACGCCTGGTCTCGCTCGACGCGCGCGGTGTGACCTTCCGCACCAAGCACGGCAAGACCAAAACGCTCGACCCCGTCGAGCGCCGCGGCGCGCCGCCGGCCGGAGTGTGCGCCCGATGCCGATGGCCGCGCAGGGCGTGGGCCTGTCGCGGGCGAGCCGCACCTGCTCGACGTCCGCAGGCACTGGCGCGAGCAACTCCTCGCGCTCACCGGGATCGACGTCCGCCGCTGTCGCGCGTGTGGCGCTCCAACCGTCGAACGCCGGCCGCTTCCCGCCGCGCGCGCACCACCCGCGGAGGCAGCGTGACGCCGGCACTCCCGCTCGCTCGACTCCTCCGTTGCCCGCGTCGGCGACAGTGCGCTCGTGTGCTCGCGCTGGTCGTCGAGCAGCTTCTCGCGGGACAACTCGCAGCCACGCGTCGCTCCGCGCAGTCGCACGCGACGGCGCGGCTCTCGCTCGCGACCCCCGGAGTCATCTCGCAGTCGCATCGCAGTCGCTCGCCACAGCCTCTTTGTGCATAG
- a CDS encoding ABC transporter permease gives MRATLPYDPRDQPLAPRSFTARLGRRVLDLWLEFSAPLHTATAAFRAYSTPGHAAHAEVRRITLMQILFTGAQPVALVSLIGLLIGGTIIIETNLMAPAASGEILGTILVAVVLRELAPLVTAIIVASRSGTAIATELGNMKANSEILALASLGIDPMRFVVLPRLVACVLCVLVLTVYFAVAAIGGGYLVSLLITAPSLDAIRSGFAGALRLADLPFFLLKGAGLGLIVGLLCCHYGLQVKSSPTEVPRMASQAVVRSLFGCVAYNLLLTAGFYWLVGPPLR, from the coding sequence ATGCGCGCGACGCTGCCCTACGACCCTAGAGATCAGCCGCTTGCTCCGCGGAGCTTCACCGCGCGGCTGGGTCGGCGCGTGCTGGACCTGTGGCTGGAGTTTTCCGCTCCGCTGCACACAGCGACCGCCGCATTTCGCGCGTACTCCACGCCCGGGCACGCCGCTCACGCCGAGGTCCGGCGCATCACCCTCATGCAGATCCTGTTCACCGGGGCCCAACCCGTCGCGCTGGTGAGCCTGATCGGTCTGCTGATCGGTGGGACCATCATCATCGAGACCAACTTGATGGCACCCGCGGCGAGCGGTGAAATTCTGGGCACGATCTTGGTGGCGGTCGTGCTTCGAGAGCTCGCGCCGCTGGTCACGGCCATCATCGTCGCGAGCCGCTCGGGCACGGCGATCGCGACGGAGCTGGGGAACATGAAGGCCAACTCCGAGATCCTCGCGCTTGCTTCGCTGGGGATCGATCCGATGCGCTTCGTGGTCTTGCCGCGACTGGTCGCGTGTGTGCTCTGTGTCTTGGTGCTGACGGTCTACTTCGCGGTGGCGGCCATCGGCGGCGGTTACCTGGTGAGCCTGCTCATCACCGCGCCGAGCCTGGACGCCATCCGCTCGGGATTCGCGGGTGCGCTGCGACTGGCGGATCTCCCCTTCTTCCTGCTGAAGGGCGCCGGTCTCGGCTTGATCGTGGGCCTGCTCTGTTGTCACTATGGCCTGCAAGTGAAGAGCTCCCCCACTGAAGTTCCGCGTATGGCAAGCCAGGCCGTCGTGCGCAGTCTCTTCGGTTGTGTCGCCTACAACCTGCTCCTGACGGCCGGGTTCTACTGGCTGGTGGGACCACCGTTAAGGTGA
- a CDS encoding autotransporter domain-containing protein, translating to MQSTLRQFIVSSTLAVSLGTANNAAAQGDAPPAPPPAGDPAPPPAPPPPAPPPPAQPAPPPAAQPGYGAPPPGQAAYGQPQGQPGYGAPPPAQPGYGYGAPPPGQPGYGPPPLPVGVREHDGFFLRFGLGYAPVSAKGTTESFGTPTDTEISGGAASAELLIGGTPAQGLVVGGGVVTYVISDPTFEADGLGTAPTDDGQAQLSGIGVFGQYYTDPKGGLFLQAFLGYAQGSYEYTISGVKTESETGTGFMLAAAVGYDFWVADQWSLGPAFRFSYAKLTYDETRNGNSYTDEYSVTAPTLLFGVTYH from the coding sequence ATGCAGTCCACTCTGCGCCAATTCATCGTCAGCTCCACCCTCGCGGTCAGCTTGGGTACTGCAAACAACGCAGCGGCACAGGGTGACGCTCCACCGGCGCCGCCGCCCGCTGGCGATCCGGCGCCGCCTCCCGCGCCACCACCGCCCGCGCCACCACCGCCCGCTCAGCCGGCACCACCGCCTGCGGCGCAGCCGGGCTACGGAGCGCCACCGCCAGGACAAGCTGCGTATGGACAGCCCCAAGGCCAGCCCGGATATGGGGCACCGCCGCCCGCACAACCTGGCTACGGCTACGGGGCGCCGCCGCCCGGGCAGCCCGGATACGGGCCGCCGCCACTACCCGTCGGAGTGCGCGAACACGACGGTTTCTTTCTCCGCTTCGGACTCGGTTATGCGCCGGTCAGTGCCAAGGGCACGACGGAGAGCTTCGGGACACCGACCGACACCGAGATATCGGGTGGCGCTGCTAGTGCGGAGCTGCTGATCGGCGGCACGCCGGCACAAGGGCTCGTCGTCGGTGGCGGCGTAGTCACCTATGTGATCTCCGACCCGACCTTCGAAGCCGACGGTCTGGGCACGGCGCCCACCGATGACGGCCAAGCCCAGCTCAGCGGCATCGGTGTGTTCGGCCAGTACTACACCGACCCGAAGGGTGGGCTCTTTCTACAAGCGTTCCTCGGCTACGCTCAGGGCAGCTACGAGTACACCATTTCAGGCGTGAAGACCGAGAGCGAGACCGGTACGGGATTCATGCTTGCGGCTGCGGTTGGCTACGACTTCTGGGTCGCCGACCAGTGGAGCCTGGGCCCAGCCTTCCGCTTCTCTTACGCCAAGCTCACCTACGATGAGACCAGAAACGGGAACAGTTACACCGATGAGTACAGCGTCACCGCGCCGACGCTGCTCTTCGGCGTGACGTATCACTGA
- a CDS encoding dioxygenase produces the protein MDGKSEPSPSPDPSGRLPTLYIPHGGGPCFFMEWTMGPPDTWDRMAAYLREVGQRYTRPKALLVVSAHWEEPVVTVQSGAAPPLLFDYYGFPPETYQLTWPAQGAPAVAARVRALLDTAGIPNTEDAARGFDHGVFIPLKLAYPAADIPTLQLSLNRTLDPRSHLALGRALAPLRDEGVLIVGSGMSFHNLRTMLGGAGSSASLGPSQEFDGWLAEVCAGPPAERDAHLEGWSRAPSGRYCHPREEHLLPLMVVAGAAQAERGRRVFTDAVLGAQVSAFEFGLARA, from the coding sequence ATGGATGGCAAGAGCGAACCTTCCCCGTCACCCGATCCGTCCGGCCGCCTGCCGACGCTGTACATCCCCCATGGCGGAGGTCCCTGCTTCTTCATGGAGTGGACCATGGGTCCGCCGGACACCTGGGATCGGATGGCTGCGTATCTGAGAGAGGTCGGACAACGCTACACGCGACCGAAGGCTCTGCTGGTCGTTTCCGCTCACTGGGAGGAGCCCGTCGTGACCGTGCAGAGTGGCGCGGCCCCGCCGCTGCTCTTCGACTACTACGGCTTTCCCCCCGAAACCTACCAGCTGACCTGGCCAGCCCAAGGCGCGCCTGCCGTAGCCGCGCGCGTGCGCGCGCTGCTCGACACCGCGGGGATCCCCAACACCGAAGATGCTGCCCGCGGCTTCGATCACGGAGTGTTCATCCCGCTCAAGCTCGCGTACCCGGCGGCCGACATCCCGACCCTACAACTCTCGCTGAATCGCACGCTCGATCCGCGCAGCCACCTCGCGCTTGGTAGAGCCCTGGCGCCTCTGCGCGATGAGGGTGTGTTGATCGTTGGCAGTGGGATGAGTTTCCACAACCTCCGCACGATGCTGGGAGGTGCAGGTTCGTCGGCTTCGTTGGGGCCATCGCAGGAGTTCGACGGCTGGCTCGCCGAAGTGTGCGCGGGACCTCCCGCCGAACGCGACGCGCACCTCGAGGGCTGGAGCCGGGCGCCGTCCGGGCGCTACTGCCACCCGCGGGAAGAACATTTGCTCCCGCTGATGGTCGTGGCTGGTGCGGCTCAGGCCGAGCGCGGGCGGCGGGTGTTCACTGACGCGGTGCTGGGCGCGCAGGTGTCGGCGTTCGAGTTCGGTCTGGCGCGCGCGTGA
- a CDS encoding type II toxin-antitoxin system PemK/MazF family toxin: MRRGEIWWARLDKRRPVVLVSREEAYAVRALVIAAPVSTTIRGFAVEVKVGPGEGLPRTGVVNCDWLVTVPKADLVERAGKLSAAKVRQLDDALRFALGLEA, encoded by the coding sequence GTGAGGCGCGGCGAGATCTGGTGGGCGCGGCTGGACAAGAGGCGTCCGGTGGTTCTGGTGTCGCGCGAGGAAGCGTACGCTGTGCGTGCGCTCGTGATCGCGGCGCCGGTGTCCACGACGATTCGCGGCTTCGCCGTGGAAGTGAAGGTCGGACCGGGAGAAGGCCTGCCCCGAACCGGAGTGGTCAACTGCGACTGGCTCGTGACCGTGCCCAAGGCCGATCTGGTAGAACGGGCGGGCAAGCTGTCAGCTGCGAAGGTCCGCCAGCTCGACGATGCTCTGCGTTTCGCACTCGGCCTCGAGGCTTGA
- a CDS encoding ribbon-helix-helix protein, CopG family, with protein sequence MARSAEKLAISLDRDLLRRAERLREATGESRSALVARALRQFLRAEELDRQVREYSEAYRTVPETASDTRQARALARRSLAQVDWDDS encoded by the coding sequence ATGGCCAGGAGCGCAGAGAAGCTCGCGATCAGTCTGGACCGCGACCTGTTGCGACGCGCCGAGCGCCTGCGTGAGGCGACCGGCGAGTCGCGCAGCGCGCTCGTTGCGCGTGCGCTGAGGCAGTTCCTTCGAGCGGAGGAGTTGGATCGCCAGGTCCGCGAGTACTCGGAAGCGTACCGAACCGTTCCCGAAACCGCCTCGGACACCCGCCAGGCGAGGGCCCTTGCGCGGCGGTCCTTGGCGCAGGTCGACTGGGACGACTCGTGA